A genomic segment from Curtobacterium sp. MCSS17_007 encodes:
- a CDS encoding MFS transporter — protein MSTTTARTTAASTPASARPEGRLDRMGIPRPLALGFVAVLVFMTGNGVESNFITPHMVAVLGSPEATVATIVTFYSLAALIGSYVSGALSDLVGPRRVMILGFAVWVVFEVLFLLALHVESVPFAAVAYALRGFGYPLFAFAFLVWVNITTPVERNGSAVGWFYVAFTGGLPTLGSLFAIGAIPVFGGGTVGETGAMIASIGLVVAGFLIMLFGVRLPNGFSRIAPAGESAWRVMTSGIRLTATRPKILMGFLVRLINTAPEFGMFVVLPAIIANDRGWGQSRWLLMTVCVYATNILVNALFGWVGDRIGWQRTVKWFGIVGSATGLVAWWYVPQLVPAGSDWGYVLSVVAGCVFGCLLAGFVPMGAIMPALAPEHKGAAMAMYTTAAGGAAFLGTGVVAAVFALGGGGQAVTWTFVGLYACAFVMIHFLDVPQGRPHRGAR, from the coding sequence ATGTCGACGACGACCGCGCGCACCACCGCCGCGTCCACGCCCGCCTCCGCCCGTCCGGAGGGGCGGCTCGACCGGATGGGCATCCCCCGTCCGCTCGCCCTCGGCTTCGTCGCCGTGCTGGTCTTCATGACCGGCAACGGCGTCGAGTCGAACTTCATCACACCGCACATGGTCGCGGTCCTCGGGAGCCCCGAGGCCACCGTCGCCACGATCGTGACGTTCTACAGCCTCGCCGCGCTCATCGGCAGCTACGTCTCCGGCGCACTGTCCGACCTGGTCGGGCCGCGCCGCGTGATGATCCTCGGCTTCGCCGTCTGGGTCGTCTTCGAGGTGCTGTTCCTGCTGGCGTTGCACGTCGAGAGCGTGCCCTTCGCCGCCGTCGCCTACGCCCTGCGCGGTTTCGGCTACCCGCTGTTCGCGTTCGCGTTCCTGGTCTGGGTGAACATCACGACCCCGGTGGAGCGGAACGGCTCCGCCGTGGGGTGGTTCTACGTCGCCTTCACCGGTGGCCTGCCGACCCTCGGCTCGCTCTTCGCCATCGGGGCGATCCCGGTGTTCGGCGGCGGCACGGTCGGTGAGACGGGTGCCATGATCGCGTCGATCGGCCTCGTGGTCGCCGGGTTCCTGATCATGCTGTTCGGCGTCCGCCTGCCCAACGGCTTCTCGCGGATCGCGCCCGCCGGCGAGAGCGCCTGGCGCGTCATGACGAGCGGGATCCGGCTCACCGCGACCCGCCCGAAGATCCTCATGGGCTTCCTCGTCCGCCTGATCAACACCGCGCCCGAGTTCGGCATGTTCGTCGTGCTCCCCGCGATCATCGCGAACGACCGCGGCTGGGGCCAGAGCCGGTGGCTCCTCATGACGGTCTGCGTCTACGCGACGAACATCCTGGTCAACGCCCTGTTCGGCTGGGTCGGCGACCGCATCGGCTGGCAGCGCACGGTCAAGTGGTTCGGCATCGTCGGCTCCGCCACCGGCCTCGTCGCCTGGTGGTACGTGCCGCAGCTCGTCCCCGCCGGATCGGACTGGGGCTACGTGCTCTCGGTCGTCGCCGGCTGCGTGTTCGGCTGCCTGCTCGCGGGCTTCGTGCCGATGGGCGCGATCATGCCGGCGCTCGCTCCGGAGCACAAGGGTGCGGCGATGGCGATGTACACGACCGCTGCCGGCGGGGCGGCGTTCCTCGGCACCGGCGTCGTCGCGGCGGTCTTCGCGCTCGGCGGCGGCGGCCAGGCGGTGACCTGGACGTTCGTGGGCCTCTACGCGTGCGCCTTCGTGATGATCCACTTCCTCGACGTGCCCCAGGGACGCCCGCACCGCGGCGCCCGCTGA
- a CDS encoding dihydroxyacetone kinase family protein, whose protein sequence is MTTIHDDPEDFADDQLAGWLALYADRVRGVHGGVVALPTEGADRQVAVVVGGGSGHYPAFCGVVGPGFATGAVVGNVFTSPSAAQVYSVAKAADQGRGVVLSFGNYAGDTMNFGLAAERLRAEGIDTRIVVVTDDVASADEVARRRGIAGDFAVFKAMGAAAAAGSDLDEVERVGTAANAATRTIGVAFSGCTMPGTTEPLFSVPDGHLGLGLGIHGEPGIQDVPVLPARELATLLVDRLLAERPEGAGPRVAPILNGLGDTKYEELFLLWGRVLPLLEDAGLEVVEPEVGELVTSLDMGGCSLTLQFLDDELERYWRADAYTPGYRKVAAPVAALVPADAVAEAAAEATVVPDATDASRRAAETAREAVVAIDVLLREQEETLGRIDAVAGDGDHGRGMVKGIGAARRAVEQADREAGVAFVLGRAGEAWAASAGGTSGVLWGAALEAFGRALGDDAEHVGPSEVVAAAQAFADSIVHLGGASRGDKTLLDALLPFVDQLRSSVDDGADLATAWRSAARVAVEQADATADLRPKVGRARPLAEKSVGTPDAGATSMGMVLTRVGELLADRARRREGVDA, encoded by the coding sequence ATGACCACGATCCACGACGACCCCGAGGACTTCGCCGACGACCAGCTCGCCGGCTGGCTCGCCCTGTACGCCGACCGGGTGCGGGGTGTGCACGGCGGCGTGGTCGCCCTCCCCACCGAGGGCGCCGACCGGCAGGTCGCCGTCGTCGTCGGCGGCGGCTCCGGGCACTACCCCGCGTTCTGCGGGGTCGTCGGGCCCGGCTTCGCCACCGGCGCGGTCGTCGGCAACGTCTTCACATCACCCTCTGCAGCGCAGGTGTACTCGGTCGCGAAGGCCGCCGACCAGGGCCGCGGCGTGGTGCTGTCGTTCGGCAACTACGCCGGTGACACGATGAACTTCGGCCTCGCCGCCGAGCGGCTCCGCGCCGAGGGCATCGACACCCGCATCGTCGTGGTCACCGACGACGTGGCGAGCGCGGACGAGGTCGCCAGGCGTCGGGGCATCGCCGGTGACTTCGCGGTGTTCAAGGCGATGGGCGCGGCCGCCGCCGCCGGTTCGGACCTGGACGAGGTCGAGCGCGTCGGCACCGCTGCGAACGCCGCGACCCGCACGATCGGCGTCGCGTTCTCCGGCTGCACCATGCCCGGCACCACCGAACCGCTCTTCTCCGTCCCCGACGGGCACCTCGGCCTCGGCCTCGGCATCCACGGCGAGCCGGGCATCCAGGACGTCCCGGTGCTGCCCGCCCGGGAACTCGCCACGCTGCTCGTCGACCGGCTGCTGGCCGAACGCCCCGAGGGTGCCGGGCCGCGGGTCGCGCCGATCCTCAACGGTCTGGGCGACACGAAGTACGAGGAGCTCTTCCTGCTCTGGGGCCGGGTGCTCCCGCTCCTCGAGGACGCCGGTCTCGAGGTCGTCGAACCCGAGGTCGGCGAACTCGTCACCAGCCTCGACATGGGCGGCTGCTCGCTCACGCTGCAGTTCCTCGACGACGAGCTCGAACGGTACTGGCGCGCGGACGCCTACACGCCGGGCTACCGCAAGGTCGCCGCACCGGTCGCGGCGCTCGTGCCGGCCGATGCGGTCGCTGAGGCCGCTGCGGAGGCGACGGTCGTGCCGGACGCGACCGACGCCTCCCGTCGGGCTGCGGAGACCGCACGCGAAGCCGTCGTCGCGATCGACGTGCTGCTCCGCGAACAGGAGGAGACCCTGGGCCGCATCGACGCGGTCGCCGGGGACGGCGACCACGGACGGGGCATGGTGAAGGGGATCGGTGCGGCCCGTCGGGCGGTCGAGCAGGCCGACCGGGAGGCCGGGGTCGCCTTCGTCCTCGGCCGCGCCGGTGAGGCGTGGGCCGCGTCGGCGGGCGGCACGTCCGGTGTCCTGTGGGGTGCGGCGCTCGAGGCCTTCGGCCGCGCGCTCGGCGACGACGCCGAGCACGTGGGACCGTCCGAGGTCGTCGCGGCGGCGCAGGCGTTCGCGGACTCGATCGTGCACCTGGGCGGCGCGTCGCGCGGCGACAAGACACTGCTCGACGCGCTGCTGCCCTTCGTCGACCAGTTGCGCTCCTCGGTCGACGACGGCGCCGACCTCGCGACCGCCTGGCGGTCGGCGGCGCGGGTCGCGGTCGAGCAGGCCGACGCCACGGCGGACCTGCGGCCGAAGGTCGGGCGCGCCCGGCCCCTGGCCGAGAAGAGCGTGGGGACGCCCGATGCGGGCGCCACCTCGATGGGGATGGTCCTCACACGGGTCGGCGAGCTGCTCGCCGACCGCGCACGACGACGCGAAGGAGTGGACGCATGA
- a CDS encoding ribose-5-phosphate isomerase, protein MTFRLVVGSDDAGFDYKEVIKRDLEADDRVASVVDVGVDADGHTAYPHVAVDAARMVADGEADRAILVCGTGLGVAISANKVPGIRAVTAHDSFSVERSVLSNDAQVLCMGQRVIGVELARRLALEWLDYEFDTSSASAEKVAAICGYDGSAPVGTDAGVDAGAGATR, encoded by the coding sequence ATGACGTTCCGGTTGGTGGTGGGCTCGGACGACGCGGGCTTCGACTACAAGGAGGTCATCAAACGTGACCTCGAGGCGGACGACCGCGTGGCCAGCGTGGTGGACGTCGGTGTGGACGCCGACGGGCACACGGCGTACCCGCACGTCGCCGTCGACGCGGCACGGATGGTCGCGGACGGCGAGGCCGACCGCGCGATCCTGGTCTGCGGCACCGGGCTCGGGGTGGCGATCAGCGCGAACAAGGTGCCCGGCATCCGGGCGGTCACGGCGCACGACTCGTTCAGCGTCGAGCGCTCCGTCCTGTCGAACGACGCGCAGGTGCTCTGCATGGGGCAGCGCGTGATCGGCGTCGAGCTCGCCCGACGTCTCGCGCTGGAGTGGCTCGACTACGAGTTCGACACGTCGAGCGCGAGCGCCGAGAAGGTCGCGGCGATCTGCGGCTACGACGGCTCGGCTCCGGTCGGCACGGACGCAGGGGTCGACGCCGGAGCGGGCGCCACTCGCTGA
- a CDS encoding outer membrane lipoprotein carrier protein LolA translates to MQKSAWLPAVIAPVVVAGAIAAPVIANAAADPVAGSDPTAADVLASIAASRDAQYSGTLAQTSDLGLPELPSGSGGSDLEGDASDVLGLLTASHTARLYVDSPDKQRFQLTKQLAEQDVVRNGDDVWTWDSEDRSAVHVTLPDGADTPVSGATTPAEAAQRAVDAITPSTRVSDPTTVRVAGHDAWQVTLTPRSDDTLVGTVRLAVDQQTGLPLRVTVTAAGKDEPAFQVGFTSLDYGAPAARLFDFTPPSGADVTTKDLSDAGHDRQGGRGHGGERGGVEPTVTGSGWDAVVELPAGDSARTLRDTETTALLDQVTKPVDGGRAVQTSLVSVYLTDDGRVLAGAVPVATLVAAAK, encoded by the coding sequence ATGCAGAAGTCAGCCTGGCTGCCCGCCGTCATCGCTCCGGTCGTCGTGGCCGGCGCGATCGCCGCGCCCGTCATCGCGAACGCCGCCGCCGATCCGGTGGCGGGGTCCGACCCGACCGCGGCCGACGTCCTCGCCAGCATCGCGGCGTCGCGGGACGCGCAGTACTCCGGCACGCTCGCGCAGACGAGCGACCTCGGCCTGCCGGAGCTCCCCTCCGGCAGCGGTGGATCCGACCTCGAGGGCGATGCTTCCGACGTCCTCGGGCTCCTCACCGCCTCGCACACCGCACGTCTGTACGTCGACAGCCCGGACAAGCAGCGGTTCCAGCTCACGAAGCAGCTCGCCGAACAGGACGTCGTCCGCAACGGCGACGACGTGTGGACCTGGGACTCGGAGGACCGCTCGGCCGTGCACGTCACGCTGCCGGACGGAGCGGACACCCCGGTCTCCGGCGCGACAACCCCGGCCGAGGCGGCGCAGCGCGCGGTCGACGCCATCACGCCGAGCACGAGGGTCTCCGACCCGACGACGGTCCGTGTCGCCGGTCACGATGCGTGGCAGGTCACCCTGACGCCGAGGTCCGACGACACCCTGGTCGGCACCGTCCGGCTCGCGGTGGACCAGCAGACCGGCCTGCCGCTCCGGGTCACGGTGACGGCGGCCGGGAAGGACGAGCCGGCGTTCCAGGTCGGGTTCACGAGCCTCGACTACGGCGCACCCGCGGCACGACTGTTCGACTTCACCCCGCCGTCCGGTGCGGACGTCACGACGAAGGACCTCTCCGACGCCGGTCACGACCGGCAGGGCGGACGCGGCCACGGTGGTGAGCGCGGCGGTGTCGAGCCGACGGTGACCGGCTCCGGCTGGGACGCCGTGGTCGAGCTGCCCGCGGGCGACTCCGCTCGGACGCTCCGGGACACCGAGACCACGGCGCTCCTCGACCAGGTGACGAAGCCGGTCGACGGCGGCCGCGCCGTCCAGACGTCGCTCGTGTCGGTCTACCTGACGGACGACGGTCGGGTGCTCGCGGGCGCCGTGCCGGTGGCCACCCTGGTCGCCGCCGCGAAGTGA
- a CDS encoding ABC transporter ATP-binding protein, protein MPELAVRTESLVKVFRKQRAVDGVDLAVPRGSVFGFLGPNGSGKTTTIRMLLGLSSATSGTIEVLGRPVPGALREVLPRVGALVEGPASYPYLTGRANLLRYDAADPTSDPRTRRDRVAAALDRVGLTHAADKKAHAYSLGMKQRLGLANALLAPRDLLVLDEPTNGLDPQGTREVRNLIRSLADDGTTVFVSSHLLAEIEQVCTHAAVMRSGHLVAQGSLDELRATGGRTVTVRTPDVGQAGTVLVRLGLTPRRNVGADTLVADLPADVLPETVTAELVRADVRVRGITVGGGTLEDLFVALTGEGFDVAA, encoded by the coding sequence GTGCCGGAGCTCGCGGTCCGGACCGAGTCGCTGGTCAAGGTGTTCCGGAAGCAGCGTGCCGTCGACGGCGTCGACCTCGCCGTCCCACGCGGCTCCGTGTTCGGGTTCCTCGGACCGAACGGCTCGGGCAAGACCACGACGATCCGGATGCTCCTCGGCCTGTCCTCGGCGACGAGCGGGACCATCGAGGTGCTCGGACGTCCGGTGCCCGGTGCGCTGCGCGAGGTGCTCCCCCGCGTGGGCGCCCTGGTCGAGGGTCCCGCGTCCTACCCGTACCTGACCGGCCGGGCGAACCTGCTGCGCTACGACGCGGCCGACCCGACCTCGGACCCACGAACCCGTCGCGACCGCGTCGCCGCGGCACTCGACCGCGTCGGCCTGACGCACGCGGCGGACAAGAAGGCGCACGCCTACTCGCTCGGCATGAAGCAGCGCCTCGGCCTGGCCAACGCGCTGCTCGCGCCGCGGGACCTGCTCGTGCTCGACGAACCGACGAACGGCCTCGACCCGCAGGGCACGCGCGAGGTCCGGAACCTCATCCGCTCACTCGCCGACGACGGCACCACGGTGTTCGTCTCGAGCCACCTGCTCGCGGAGATCGAGCAGGTCTGCACGCACGCCGCCGTGATGCGGAGCGGACACCTCGTGGCGCAGGGCTCGCTCGACGAGCTCCGCGCCACGGGCGGCCGGACGGTCACCGTCCGCACGCCGGACGTCGGACAGGCGGGTACCGTGCTGGTCCGGCTCGGGTTGACGCCGCGTCGGAACGTCGGAGCGGACACGCTGGTCGCCGACCTGCCCGCCGACGTCCTGCCGGAGACGGTGACCGCCGAGCTCGTGCGCGCCGACGTGCGCGTCCGCGGCATCACCGTCGGCGGCGGCACCCTCGAAGACCTGTTCGTCGCGCTCACCGGGGAGGGGTTCGATGTCGCAGCCTGA
- a CDS encoding ABC transporter permease, with product MSQPETVRGPVRPFALLGSELALLFRRRRTWAMLGALALVPVLIAIAVRLTTDGGSGGPAFLGDITNNGLFVAFTALTVSIPLFLPLTVGVVSGDTVAGEASHGTIRYLLVAPTGRLRFVLVKYAGAVAFCLAATLLVVLVGAAIGALLFPIGPVTLLSGTQVDGWSYAGRALLLALYVSLSMLGLSAIGLFASTLTTVPVGAMAATVVLAGVSQVLDQLPQLDWLHPFLFSHLWLGFGDLLRDPISFDSFGSNALLQLGYVAVFGSLAYGRFATKDVLS from the coding sequence ATGTCGCAGCCTGAGACCGTCCGTGGTCCCGTCCGGCCCTTCGCCCTGCTCGGCTCCGAGCTCGCGCTGCTGTTCCGGCGCCGCCGGACCTGGGCGATGCTCGGTGCCCTCGCGCTGGTGCCGGTGCTCATCGCGATCGCGGTCCGGCTGACCACCGATGGTGGATCCGGCGGTCCCGCGTTCCTCGGGGACATCACGAACAACGGCCTCTTCGTGGCGTTCACCGCGCTCACCGTGTCCATCCCGCTGTTCCTGCCCCTGACCGTCGGCGTCGTGTCCGGCGACACGGTCGCAGGCGAGGCGTCGCACGGCACGATCCGCTACCTGCTCGTGGCTCCGACCGGCCGCCTGCGGTTCGTCCTCGTCAAGTACGCCGGCGCGGTGGCGTTCTGCCTGGCGGCGACGCTCCTGGTGGTGCTCGTCGGCGCGGCGATCGGTGCGCTGCTGTTCCCGATCGGACCGGTGACGCTGCTGTCCGGCACGCAGGTCGACGGGTGGTCGTACGCCGGTCGCGCGCTGCTGCTCGCGCTCTACGTGTCGCTCTCGATGCTCGGTCTCAGTGCGATCGGCCTCTTCGCCTCGACGCTGACGACGGTGCCGGTCGGTGCGATGGCCGCGACGGTCGTGCTCGCCGGGGTGTCGCAGGTGCTCGACCAGCTCCCGCAGCTCGACTGGCTGCACCCGTTCCTCTTCTCGCACCTGTGGCTCGGGTTCGGCGACCTGCTCCGCGACCCCATCTCGTTCGACTCGTTCGGGTCGAACGCCCTGCTGCAGCTCGGCTACGTGGCGGTGTTCGGCTCGCTGGCCTACGGACGGTTCGCGACGAAGGACGTCCTCAGCTGA
- a CDS encoding NADP-dependent oxidoreductase: MRIGSAVQYDRYGGFDVVDLVPQERPEPGPGDIVVEVVAAGLNHVERFLREGKLRDHIELAFPARQGVDFAGIVRARGAEVRDLKVGDEVMGHAPDGGAHATWVRVPRGAVVKKPEHVGWEVAGGLYLAGATAATVVRGLRLGPEDTVVISAAAGGVGHIECQLAHDAGATVIALGSPRNHDYLRQIGTLPVAYGDGEEDRIRQMAGGRPITAFIDNHGGGGAADLAARLGVPSERLVTSEHRRDVELRFLRAPADDEEARDLLTLLAKAVQDRRVQVLISGFYPFEYIVDAYEDLAEMRSRGKVVIGMQTVETGARLDWYRSEKARDLRDRYADERGADTETMAGGSASPEA; the protein is encoded by the coding sequence ATGCGCATCGGTAGTGCAGTGCAGTACGACCGGTACGGCGGGTTCGACGTCGTCGACCTCGTCCCGCAGGAACGTCCCGAGCCCGGACCCGGCGACATCGTCGTCGAGGTCGTCGCCGCCGGCCTGAACCACGTCGAGCGGTTCCTCCGCGAGGGGAAGCTGCGCGACCACATCGAGCTGGCGTTCCCCGCCCGTCAGGGCGTCGACTTCGCGGGCATCGTCCGGGCGCGCGGCGCCGAGGTCCGCGACCTCAAGGTGGGCGACGAGGTCATGGGCCACGCGCCCGACGGCGGCGCACACGCCACCTGGGTCCGCGTGCCCCGCGGCGCAGTCGTCAAGAAGCCCGAGCACGTCGGGTGGGAGGTCGCCGGCGGCCTGTACCTCGCCGGTGCCACCGCTGCGACGGTCGTCCGCGGGCTCCGCCTCGGACCGGAGGACACCGTCGTCATCTCGGCCGCCGCCGGCGGCGTCGGGCACATCGAGTGCCAGCTCGCCCACGACGCCGGCGCGACCGTCATCGCACTGGGCAGCCCGCGGAACCACGACTACCTGCGACAGATCGGCACCCTGCCCGTCGCCTACGGCGACGGCGAGGAGGACCGCATCCGCCAGATGGCCGGCGGCCGCCCGATCACCGCGTTCATCGACAACCACGGTGGCGGCGGAGCGGCGGACCTGGCGGCCAGGCTCGGTGTGCCCTCGGAGCGCCTGGTGACCTCGGAGCACCGCCGCGACGTGGAACTCCGGTTCCTCCGCGCTCCGGCCGACGACGAGGAGGCCCGCGACCTGCTGACCCTGCTCGCGAAGGCGGTGCAGGACCGTCGCGTGCAGGTGCTCATCTCGGGCTTCTACCCGTTCGAGTACATCGTCGACGCCTACGAGGACCTCGCCGAGATGCGGTCCCGCGGCAAGGTCGTGATCGGGATGCAGACGGTCGAGACCGGCGCCCGGCTCGACTGGTACCGCTCCGAGAAGGCCCGCGACCTGCGCGACCGGTACGCCGACGAGCGCGGAGCGGACACGGAGACGATGGCCGGCGGGTCCGCGAGCCCGGAGGCCTGA
- a CDS encoding metallophosphoesterase, with protein sequence MQTPAPGTLRILHLSDTHLTGDGALHQGSVDTTAALDAVLAHVDGVPGVGLVVISGDVSEDGTPESYRAVRERVGAWAERHGAAFVAVPGNHDLREGFRQVLANGHVLGPGGTPLAHTTEYLPPSVPVSGQTTVAGFRIVTVDTSVPGAGYGEVSETALERLRAALTGDPVPHGTVVVLHHPPVPAPTLLHEALRLQNPEDLAELLEGSDVRVVLGGHQHHHAAGSLAGVPVLVAPGVANDTDVVGRYDEESAHVAHGALVVDVAVDGSVWSTPVRAPDPDRDALAFALDAGTVARIAAQAGPDAR encoded by the coding sequence ATGCAGACGCCCGCACCCGGAACCCTCCGCATCCTCCACCTCTCGGACACGCACCTGACCGGCGACGGCGCCCTGCACCAGGGGTCGGTCGACACGACAGCGGCGCTCGACGCGGTGCTGGCGCACGTCGACGGCGTGCCCGGGGTCGGGCTCGTCGTCATCTCGGGCGACGTGTCCGAGGACGGCACCCCCGAGTCGTACCGTGCGGTCCGCGAGCGCGTCGGGGCGTGGGCCGAGCGGCACGGAGCGGCCTTCGTCGCGGTGCCCGGCAACCACGACCTGCGCGAGGGATTCCGACAGGTGCTCGCGAACGGGCACGTCCTCGGCCCGGGCGGCACCCCGCTCGCGCACACCACGGAGTACCTGCCGCCGAGCGTCCCGGTCTCGGGGCAGACCACCGTCGCGGGGTTCCGGATCGTGACCGTCGACACGAGCGTCCCGGGGGCCGGGTACGGCGAGGTCAGCGAGACCGCGCTCGAACGGCTCCGTGCGGCGCTCACCGGTGACCCCGTCCCGCACGGCACCGTCGTCGTGCTGCACCACCCACCGGTGCCCGCTCCGACGCTCCTGCACGAGGCGCTCCGCCTCCAGAACCCCGAGGACCTCGCCGAGCTCCTCGAGGGATCGGACGTCCGGGTCGTGCTCGGCGGCCACCAGCACCACCACGCCGCCGGGTCGCTCGCGGGGGTCCCCGTGCTCGTCGCCCCCGGTGTCGCGAACGACACGGACGTCGTCGGACGGTACGACGAGGAGTCCGCCCACGTCGCACACGGAGCCCTCGTCGTCGACGTCGCCGTCGACGGTTCCGTCTGGTCGACCCCGGTGCGCGCACCCGACCCGGACCGCGACGCACTCGCCTTCGCGCTCGACGCCGGGACGGTCGCGCGGATCGCGGCGCAGGCCGGCCCCGACGCGCGCTGA
- a CDS encoding GntG family PLP-dependent aldolase, with protein MTDAPIDLRSDTVTRPTPAMRRAMAEAEVGDDVFGEDPETNALEQEVADLLGYEAGLFTPTGSLANQLGLRLHVAPGEELLADVRAHVVRAELGAAAVFSGITTRTWPSERGRLVAAAVADIAEPNAGAYSVSTTAIAIENTHNFGGGTVQPAGEVRAVQSFAREHGIAVHLDGARLWNAHVASGTPLRELAAGYDTVSVCLSKGLGAPVGSVLVGSRQHVAAARTWRKRYGGGMRQTGFLAAAGRHAVRHHVERLAEDHANARVLAAALDVDPATVDTNIVFAEVTDPAAFVAAAAERGVRVMQLGPRSVRLVTHLDVGAEDASRAAEVLGALPR; from the coding sequence GTGACCGACGCCCCGATCGACCTGCGCTCCGACACCGTCACCCGCCCCACGCCCGCGATGCGCCGGGCGATGGCCGAGGCCGAGGTCGGTGACGACGTCTTCGGGGAGGACCCGGAGACGAACGCCCTCGAGCAGGAGGTCGCGGACCTGCTCGGGTACGAGGCGGGTCTGTTCACCCCGACCGGCTCGCTCGCGAACCAGCTCGGTCTCCGGTTGCACGTCGCTCCGGGCGAGGAGCTGCTGGCGGACGTCCGTGCCCACGTCGTCCGCGCGGAGCTCGGCGCAGCCGCCGTGTTCTCCGGCATCACGACGCGCACCTGGCCGTCGGAGCGTGGACGGCTCGTCGCCGCGGCGGTCGCCGACATCGCCGAGCCGAACGCCGGTGCGTACAGCGTGTCGACGACGGCGATCGCGATCGAGAACACGCACAACTTCGGCGGTGGCACGGTCCAGCCCGCCGGCGAGGTCCGGGCCGTCCAGTCCTTCGCGCGGGAGCACGGGATCGCGGTGCACCTCGACGGTGCCCGGCTCTGGAACGCGCACGTCGCGTCGGGCACCCCGCTCCGCGAGCTCGCCGCCGGCTACGACACCGTGTCCGTCTGCCTGTCGAAGGGGCTCGGCGCCCCCGTGGGCTCCGTGCTCGTCGGGTCCCGGCAGCACGTCGCCGCGGCGCGGACCTGGCGGAAGCGCTACGGCGGGGGCATGCGGCAGACGGGCTTCCTGGCGGCCGCGGGACGCCACGCGGTCCGGCACCACGTCGAGCGGCTCGCCGAGGACCACGCGAACGCCCGGGTGCTCGCCGCGGCGCTCGACGTCGATCCGGCCACGGTCGACACGAACATCGTCTTCGCGGAGGTCACCGATCCGGCGGCGTTCGTGGCCGCGGCCGCGGAGCGGGGGGTGCGGGTGATGCAGCTCGGCCCACGGAGCGTCCGGCTCGTCACCCACCTCGACGTCGGTGCCGAGGACGCGTCCCGCGCCGCCGAGGTGCTGGGGGCACTCCCCCGCTGA
- a CDS encoding glutamate--cysteine ligase encodes MRTVGVEEELLLIDGRTGAPVPVAGRLLARAAAAGDAGPLTGELHREMLEVITRPHRSLAALDEEVTANRALADRLARGFGARAAALATSPTAAVPHPTDDPRYRAMIERYGSLPRRVLSCGLHVHVAVSSPEEGVAVLDRIRTWTPVLLAMTVNSPFHDGVDTGHASWRSVSWSQWPSSGPMELYGSAARYRSVVDTLLGTGTLLDPGMLYFDARLSHRHPTIEIRVADVPLDAGTTATVAGLARALVDTAAEEWRNGGTAPQASVCALRLANWCAALGGLGGTLVDPTTGLPAPAAEVVAMLLAKVLPALVANGDDQLVERGAADVFRSGTGAARQRAFHAATADVAAVALAASDVTIGAAPDVSRVTTGATAPAVGA; translated from the coding sequence ATGAGGACCGTGGGCGTCGAGGAAGAGCTGCTCCTGATCGACGGGCGGACCGGTGCGCCGGTCCCCGTGGCGGGGCGTCTGCTCGCCCGTGCCGCAGCGGCCGGCGACGCCGGGCCGCTGACCGGGGAGCTGCACCGCGAGATGCTCGAGGTCATCACCCGCCCGCACCGGTCCCTCGCCGCGCTCGACGAGGAGGTGACCGCGAACCGGGCGCTCGCGGACCGTCTGGCCCGGGGGTTCGGCGCCCGTGCCGCCGCACTCGCGACCTCGCCGACGGCGGCGGTCCCGCACCCGACCGACGACCCGCGCTACCGGGCGATGATCGAGCGGTACGGCAGCCTGCCGCGCCGTGTCCTGTCGTGCGGGCTGCACGTGCACGTCGCCGTCTCGTCGCCGGAGGAGGGCGTCGCCGTCCTCGACCGCATCCGCACGTGGACGCCCGTCCTGCTCGCGATGACGGTGAACTCGCCGTTCCACGACGGGGTCGACACGGGCCACGCGAGCTGGCGCTCGGTGTCGTGGAGCCAGTGGCCGTCCTCCGGTCCGATGGAGCTGTACGGGTCGGCAGCGCGGTACCGGAGCGTGGTCGACACACTGCTCGGCACCGGGACGCTGCTCGACCCGGGCATGCTCTACTTCGACGCCCGCCTGTCGCACCGGCACCCCACGATCGAGATCCGGGTGGCCGACGTGCCCCTCGACGCCGGGACCACGGCCACCGTCGCGGGGCTCGCGCGCGCCCTCGTCGACACCGCAGCCGAGGAGTGGCGCAACGGCGGCACGGCACCGCAGGCGTCGGTCTGCGCACTGCGCCTGGCCAACTGGTGCGCGGCGCTCGGTGGGCTCGGCGGGACGCTCGTCGACCCGACCACCGGTCTGCCGGCACCCGCGGCGGAGGTCGTCGCGATGCTGCTCGCCAAGGTCCTGCCCGCCCTGGTGGCGAACGGGGACGACCAGCTCGTCGAACGCGGAGCCGCGGACGTGTTCCGGTCCGGGACGGGAGCGGCCCGCCAACGTGCGTTCCACGCGGCCACCGCCGACGTGGCCGCCGTCGCGCTGGCGGCGAGCGACGTGACGATCGGCGCGGCGCCCGACGTGAGCCGTGTGACGACCGGCGCGACCGCCCCGGCGGTGGGCGCGTGA